From the Acidimicrobiales bacterium genome, the window GAGGTCGTGCCGCTGCCGGTGACCCGCTTCACCACCCGTCGACCGGGTGTGGCCGGAGCGGTGGCGTTGCGCCTCGATCGCAACGATCCCAACAGCATCGTCATCCAGTTCATGGACGCCGAGGGCGCCGACATGTCCGACAACGGGCATCGCAAGATCGAGCGGGTCTTCAACCGTGAGGACTACCGCCGGGTGTTCCCGTCCGAGATCGGCGACATCGACTATCCGCCGAGAGCGGTCGAGCACTACGCCACCGCACTCGAGGCGATGGTCGACCTGCCCCGGATCAGGGCGGCCGAGATCAAGGTCGTGGCCGACTACGGCTATGGCGCGGTGTCGTTCATCATGCCGAACCTGCTCTCGAAGCTCGGTGCCGAGGTCCTCGCCATCAACCCGTTCGCCAGTACGAGCGGTGCCGTCGATTTCGATCCGGTGAGAAACGGCGAGGTCGTCGGCGACCTCGTCACGTCGTCGGGAGCAGGACTCGGCGTGATGTTCTCGGCCGGCGGACAGCTCCTCAGCGTGGTCGACGACGCCGGTCGGCTGCTCGGCCACACCGAGCTCGTCCTCGCCCTGATCGAGCTCCGAGGCCCACTCGATGGGGCTCGCGTGGCCCTCCCCGTCTCGATGACGAGCAAGGCGACCGAGTTGGTCGAATCCCATGGTGGGACCGTGCTGCTCACGCAGACATCGGGCGCTGCCATCATGGGGGCGGCCTCGGAGCCCTTCGTGTGTCTCGCGGCCGACAGCAGTGGCCGCTTCGTCGTCCCTGGTTTCATGCCGGCTTTCGACGCAACGGCGACCTTCGTGTCGTTGCTCGATCTGCTCGCCGCGAGCGATCGCAGCCTGAGCGACGTGGTCGACGGCTTGCCCGAGGTCCACATGGTGACGCGAGAGGTCGTGACCCCATGGGAGCAGAAGGGGGCGGTGATGCGTGTCCTGGTCGAACAATCCAAGGACCGAGAGGTCGATCTCATCGACGGGGTGCGGATCCATCACGACGACGGATGGGCGCTCGTGCTGCCTGATCCCGATGATCCGCTGACGAGGGTCACCGCGGAGGGAGCCGACCTGGCGGCAGCCGAACGACTCGCCGACGAGTACGTGCGCCGGATCGAGCAGCTGGTTCGTCCCTGACCAACGCGCCTGGCCCGAGAGCATGGGTTAGGTTCTCGATCATGAACGTGCCAGAAGGACTTCGATACTCGTCGGATCACGAATGGGTCGCCGTCGACGGCAACCTCGCACGCGTGGGGATCACCGACTATGCGCAGGACGCGTTGGGTGATGTCGTCTACGTGGACCTGCCGGGCAGCGGGACTGCGGTCGCCGCGACCGAGTCCTTCGGCGAGGTCGAATCGACGAAGTCGGTGTCGGAGTTGTACGCCCCGGTGTCGGGCCAGATCGTGGCCGTCAACGAGTCGCTGGCCGACGCCCCCGAGAAGCTCAACAACGACGCCTACGGCGAGGGCTGGCTGATCACGATCGAGATGTCGGACCCGTCGGAGCTCGACGCGCTGCTCGACGCCGGCGCCTACACGGCGATGATCGAGGCCTGACCATGGCTGACCTCGTCTGTCGCGAATGTGGCCACGCGAACCAGTCCTCGGCGAACTTCTGCTCGTCGTGCGGCGCGCCGCTGCCGCAGGGCGACACCACCGGAAATCTTCCGGTCGTCGACATCGATCACGATGGCGCCCATGAGATCGATCGGTCGGCCTTCGGCAAGCACGAAGGGCTGCTCGTCGTGCCCCAGGGGGCCAAGGCCGGAGCCCGCTACGCCCTCGACGCCGACAAGGTGACGGTCGGCCGCCACCCCGACAGCGACATCTTCCTCGACGACATCACGGTGTCGCGACGCCACGCCGAGGTGCGGCGCGAGGGCGCGCGCTACTGGGTGAGCGACGTCGGCTCGTTGAACGGCACCTACGTGAATCGTGAGCGGGCCGACGACCGGGAGCTGGTCGACGGCGACGAGGTCCAGGTCGGCAAGTTCAAGCTCGTCTTCGTGCACGGCACGGGAAGCGCGTGAGCGGGGGAGAGGCGACCCATGGCTGAGGCACGACACCACTCGATCGGCGAAGTCCTGTCGATGCTCAAGGACGAACACGCCGACGTCACGATCTCGAAGATCCGCTTCTTCGAGAGTCAGGGTCTGATCGATCCGGAGCGCACGCCGTCGGGCTATCGCAAGTTCTACGACAGCGACATCGACCGGCTGCGCTGGATCCTGGTGCAGCAGCGCGACCACTTCCTTCCCCTCAAGGTCATCAAGCGGCGGATGGAGGAGCCCGGGTTTGACCCGAGTCTCGACGACATCGTCGTCATCCCCGATGCGCCGCTCCCGGAGCCGACGCTGTTCACCCGCACCGACGAACGCGCGACCGACGAGTCCGAGACGGTGCAGGACATTGCCGAGCCGGAACCCGATGCCGATCCGCAAGCCGATGTCGAGCCGGAACCCGATGTCGAGCCCGAGCCCGTCGTCGACCAGAACGACGACGATGCCGACGAAGATCCGGGACCCGAACCCGTCGAGGTGCCGCCGGCGCCCGCGGTCGCCTCGGGTGATCCGCTCGACACGCCGACCGGATCGGTCAGCTTGTCGGCACGGGAGCTGGCCGAGAGCGCCGGTGTCGACCTGGGCCTCGTGGCCGATCTCGCCCGTCTCGGCCTCATCCAGACCGTGGTCGAAGGCGAGGGTCAGACCTATGACCACGAGGCGTTGGTCGTCGCCAAGGCCGCCGGGGTGTTCATCGCCCGTGGCGTCGAACCGAGACACCTCCGGATGTTCAAGGTGAGCGCCGATCGCGAGTCGGGCGTGCTCGAGCAGCTGGTGAGCGCTCGGTTGAAGAAGGGCGGAGAGACCCAGCGTGTCGCCCGCGCCGAGCTCAACGAGCTCGTCGGCCTCGGAGAGGTGATCCATCGGTCGATCCTGCGTCGGAACTTCGGCAACCAGATCGACTGACCGTGTCGCCCGCCCCCGTCGACGTCATTCTCGATGAATCCGAGATCGCCGCCACGGTGGCGCGCCTCGCCGAGGCCATCAGCGCCGATTTCTCCGACGGGGTCGTGCTGGCCGGGGTCCTGCGCGGCAGTGTGCCGTTTTTGTCCGACCTCGCCCGCATGTTGACCATCCGACCGCTGATCGACTTCATCGCCATCACGCCGTATGCGCCCAACACCGGCCGCGTGCGGATGCTGAAGGATCTCGACATCGACGTCGCCGGGCGCGAGGTGGTCATCATCGAGGACATCGTCGACACCGGTCTGACCACTGCGTTCATCGTCGGTGAGATCAGCCGGCGATCGCCCGAGCGCCTCGCCGTGTGCACCTTCGTCGACCGTCCTGCTCGCCGGGTGGTGCCGGTGCAGCTCGACTATGTCGGCGTGGAGATTCCCGACCAGTTCGTGGTCGGCTACGGGCTCGATCACGAGGGCCGCTATCGCAACGCACGGGTGCTGGCCTGTGCCGATCGCGATCTGCTCGCCGCCGATCCCGATTCCTACGTCGCGGCGTTGTACCCGGCCTAGGGTGGATGCCATGCACGAGATGGAACTCATCGGTGTCCGGGTGGAGATGCCCACCAACGCGCCGATGGTGCTGCTGCGGGAGCGTGGCGGCGAGGGACGTACGGTTCCGATCTACATCGGAGCTCCCGAGGCCACCGCGATCGCGCTGGCGCTCGACGGCGTCGACACGCCCCGGCCCATGACCCACGACCTGCTGCGCGACATCCTGGAGGAACTGGCCGTCGACGTCGAGCGTGTCGTGGTGACGGATCTCCACGACAAGACCTTCTTCGCCGAGATCCACATGGTCCGCGATGGCGAAGCCCACGTGGTGTCGAGTCGTCCCTCCGATGCGATCGCCCTCGCGGCCCGAACCGGCACACCGATCTTCGCGGCCACCTCGGTCATCGACGATGTCGGCTACACCGACGCCGACGAGGCCACGCCGGACGGTCCGCCCGCGGAGGAAGTGGTCGAGGAGTTCAAGGAGTTCCTCGACAACATCACCCCAGAGGACTTCGAGGACTGAGTTCCTGATCGACCGTCCGCGTGCTCGTCTTCGCGCGGACCGCGCGCAAGTTCGCGCGGGTCGTTGACCTCGGCGCGCGGCCGTCGTATGGTCATCCACACTCACACCGACGTAATTTCGTCCATGTCGCCCGCCGCGGCGTCATCGTGGGAAACGGAACCAGGAGAATGCACATGACGGGCGAAACCGGCTTCAGCGGGAAGCGAACCGCAGAGATCGTCGACATCACCTATCGCCAGCTCGACTACTGGGCCCGCACCGACCTCGTGCGACCGTCCCTGGCCGACGCCAGCGGGTCCGGGAGCCGCCGCCAGTACTCCTATCGCGATCTCCTGGAGCTGAAGGTCATCAAGAGCCTGCTCGACTCGGGGATCCGTCTCGAGCAGGTGCGCAAGGTGTTCGAGTACATGCGCAACCATCTCGGGGAGGACGTCGCATCGGCCAATCTGGTGATCGACGGATCCAACTCCGTGCTGGTCAACACCGGCGAGGAACTGATCGATCTCCTGCAGAACGGACAGGGTGTGCTCAATGTCCTCCCGCTCGCCGGCGTGAAAGACGAGGTCGATGCCCGCATCGTCTCGCTCTACCCCGAGATGGCCGAGGCGGTCGTCGAGGTTCCCCGGGCTGCGGGCGACGCCTGAGCCGGTGCCCGACTTCGCTCATTCCTCGGAGCGCGAGCTGGCGGCACTGCTCGACAGCTACGGGATCGCGTGGGAGTACGAGCCGACCACCTTCGTCCTCGCGGCCGACGACGAAGGAAATCCGACTTCGGCCTTCACCCCCGATTTCTATCTTCCCGACTTCGACACCTATGTCGAGGTGACCATGCTGCGCCAGCCGTTGGTCACCCGCAAGCACCGCAAGATTCGGTTGCTCGCCGAGCAGCGGCCGGATGTGCGGGTGAAGATCCTGTATCGCAAGGACCTCGAGCGCCTCGGCGCGAAGTACGGTCTGGCCGACGCCGCGTAGCGTCACTCACCGCCGACCCCGGAGTCCCACAGTGTCGAACGACCGCCGATCGCCCCTTCACGACGCCCATGTGGCGCTCGGCGCCAAGATGGTGCCCTTCGGCGGCTGGGAGATGCCGCTGTCGTACGCCGACGGCACCCTGGCCGAGCATGCGGCGTGTCGCAACGACGCCGTCGTGTTCGACGTCTCCCACCTCGGCACGGTGCGAGTGACCGGTGAGGGCGGCCTGGCTGCGCTCCAGTGGGCCTTCACGAACGACCTCGGCCGCATCGAGCCGGGTCGGGCCCAATACACCCACCTCCTCGACCCGTCCGACGCGTCGGTGCTCGACGACATCATCGTGTGGTGGGTCGACGACGAACGTTTCGACGTGATGCCGAATGCATCGAACACCAGCCGCGTCGAGAAGGCACTGGCCGATGGCCCCACCTCGCCCCGGATCACCGATGTGACCTCGACCCGGGCGGTGCTGGCGGTGCAGGGACCGAACGCGCGCGAGCGGCTGGCCAAGGTGGCCCCCGAAGCTGCCGCCGTCGGACGCTTCCGCGTGGTCGAGACCGAGATCGCCGGCCATCCCGTCGTCGTGGCCGGCACGGGCTACACGGGTGAGGACGGTGTGGAGATCGCCGTGCCGGTCGATGCCGCGGTCGCCGTGTGGGACCTCGTTCGCTCCGCCGGGATCACGCCCGCCGGGCTCGGTGCGCGCGACACCCTGCGCCTCGAAGCCGGCCTGCCGCTGCACGGCCACGAGCTCGGCCCCGGTATCACCTCGCTACAGGCCGGCCTCGGCTGGGTGGTGCGCTTCGACAAGGACGACTTCCGGGGCCGCGAACCGCTGCTGGCCGAGCGGGAGCGCGGCGTGGAGCGGCTGTTGACCGGCCTCGTGGTCGACGGCCGCCGGCCACCCCGCGAAGGGCAGCTCGTCCGGCACGGAGATGTCGAGATCGGCGTGATCAGCAGCGGCAACTTCTCGCCGGTGTTGGAGCAGGGCATCGCGCTCGCCTTCCTGCCGCCCGACATCGAACCGGGAACGGCCGTCACGATCGATGTGCGAGGCACCGATGTGCCCGCAGTGGTCACGTCGCCACCCTTCGTCTGACCCTGTGACCACTGTCTCGGACGGCGAAGGAACACACCCCTGGAGGGACCGGTTGTAGGTGATGCAACCGCCCTGAAGGGGACACGACGAATGACTGCCAACACAACCGCCCAGATCACCCGGACCGCTCAGGTCGACGGTCGCACGCTGCTCGATGTGAGCCTCCTGCGATCGAAGGCCGCCGACCTCCGTGGTGCTGCCTCCGACCTCGGTGCGCCGCTCTCGACAACGTACCGTCGTCGTGCCGCCGAGCTGGAGCTCGAAGCGGCTGCGTTGGCCGCCCGCTTCGGTCTCATCGAAGAACTGACGCTGGCCGCCTGACTCACGGCGTCCAGCCCCACACCCACACCGCACTGATGGTCGGCGTGCCGTCGACCAGGTCGAAGGCGAAGGTGTAGCGCCGCCAGTCGAGCTCGATCTCGCTGGTGGGGGGCACGTAGGCGACGACCGTCATGTGATGGTCGTAGTAGTCCTGCTCGTGGCCGGTGAAGTACTGGAGCATGTCGAGCGATGCGGCGTCGGGACCGATCGTGAACTGCGCGTCGGCGGCGTCGCGCGCTCGGACACCGAGGAACTCGCCGACCGGGAGGAGGCAGAGGTCGTCGCAGGGGTCGTCGTCGGGGAACGGGTTCCAGTCGTGGACGGTGTCGTCGTACAGATCGTCGATCGTGGTGAACGGGGTCGGTGCGTCGGCGAACACTCCGATTCCGCCGATCTGCGTACCCGCCGGGTGCGGCCGCGGAACCGTCGGATCCAGGGTGGCCTGGTCACTTCCGAGGGCAGTGAGGAAGTCGTGCGCGAGCTGCTCCATCGCCGCAGCGAGCGCCGAGTCGGGCTCGACCGCTCGCCACACGGTCAGGTAGCGGGCGTTGGCCCATCCGGTCTTCGCGCCGTCGGGGCCGACGATCTCCCACCAGGTTTCCCCGTCGACAACATCGGTCCCACCGGTGTGGGCCAGGCCGGTCGCGTCCGGCGGGAGAGTGAACGCGACCGCGTTCGCCACACCGGGGGCGGTGCGGACATTGAGTACGTCGTCGTCGGCGACCCGAGTGACCCGCACGTCGGTGACCGGGTCGGCAGGATCGACGGCGAACGCGTGGATCGACGGCACCTCGTCGTCCATTGCCCGGCCCGTCTCCAGCCGGACCCGGACGGGGGCGTCGCCGTCCCACGGTACGACCACCGAGAAGTGGTCGGACTCGATGTTGCCGAGCGACACGATCGTCGGGCCCTCGTCGTCGATCCAGAGCAGGCCGGTCCCTTCGAAGGCGTTGCCGAGTCCGCTGACCCGGAGCCCGTCAGCCTCGCCGTTGCGTTCCACGAGCTCGACCCGCAGGTCGGGCGTCTCGGCCCGTTCGACGAACCAGTGGTCGCCACCATCCGGCGAGACCACGGTGATCGTCACGAGGCCGGAGACGAACGCTCCGTCCTCGCCGACCTTCGACAGGATGAACGACGCCGTGGACGGGTTGGCCGGACCAGCCTCGAGACGCGCCGGGGCGACCTCCAGCACGTTCTCGACCCAGCCGCGGGCCGCGGCCTCGGCCGAGGTCTCGCCCGGGCCGTCGAGCGGCCAGATGACGGCGCCGGCACCTTCCGGGCCTTCCGGCGAGGACGTGGTGGTGTCGGGGACGGTGGTGGTCGACGTCTCGCCAGGGACCGTCGAGGTCGTCACGTCGAGCGTCGTGGTCGTGGCGGGGTCGACATCGGTCGCGTCGTCGTCGCCGCTCAGGTAGGCGAAGCCGGCGATCAGGGCGAGCGCGGCGGCCACCGCGCCATACGTGGCCGGACGGATCCAGCGGGGCGTGGCGTTGCGGCGGCGGATGGACTCGAGCGCGTCGGGGGTCACGGTGGTCTCCTCGGCTCGGGCCTGGAGGGCCCGGCGGATCAGGTCTTCGGTGGGGTCGTGGTGGTCGTTCATCGGGATTCCTCGAGTCGGGCGCGTACGGCGGCGAGGCCGCGGCTGGCGTGGGTCTTCACGGAGCCGGGCGTGATGGCGAGGGTCTCGGCGATCTCGGCCTCGGAGAGCTCGGCCTGGAAGCGGAGCAGGAGCACCTCGCGCTGGCGGCGGGGCAGGGCCCGAATGGCGGCGAGGACGCGCTGGTTCTCGACCCGCTCCAGGGCCGTGTGCTCGGCCGCGTCGGCGACGCCGGCGACCGGCTGGAGATGGCGCCGCCGCACCTGACGGCGTCGTAGCTGGGACCGGGCCCCGTTGAGCACCGCCGAACGGAGATAGGCGAGTTCGCGACCCGGTCGGGGTGGCGACGTGCTCCGGAGCATGGCCGCGAAGGCGTCCTGAACCACCTCCTCGCACGTCGCGTTGTCGTCGACCAGGCCCGACACGAGGCGGACCAGGCCGCGATAGTGGTCGACGAACAACCTTTCGAGCGTCTCGTTGCCGGTGAGCGGAGTCGTCATGGTGGCGGCCGATGGGTGGAACTGGGGGATCGGGGTCGATTGCATCGCACCTCCTCACCCCACAGAGACGCTGCAACCACCGATCGCGTTGACACCGGCGCCCGCATTCTCTCCCGCCGGGCTGGCAGACTCGTGGACGTGGCACGAGGATGGCCGATCGCGCTCGCCGGAGTTCTGTGGCTGTGGGCGTGTGGCGCCGGCGACGAAGGAGTGCCGTTCATGAACGACCAGGCGGCAGCGAACGAGGATCGTCCGGCCGTCCCGTCGGCCCCGCCGCGTCTCCCGGCCACGAGCACGAGCACGAGTTCCACGACCCCGAGTACGACCACGAGCACGACGACGGTGGCGCCGGTGTTCGCGGCGTCGATCGGGACGGTCACCGCCGAGGAGCTCGGCGGGTCGTGGCGGCCAGGGTGCCCGGTCGGGATCGACGATCTCCGGTGGGTGGGGGTGACCCACTGGAACGACCACGGCGAGACGGTCGCCGGGGTTCTGGTCGTCCACGCCGACCACGCCGACGCGATCGTCACTGTGTTCGCGCGCCTCTTCGATGCCGGCTTCCCGATCCACTCGATGCGACCGGTGACCGAGTTCGACAGCGACGACGACCGGTCGATGCAGGCCAACAACACGTCGGCGTTCAACTGCCGGGAGATCGCCGGCCGCCCCGGCGTGTGGAGCCAGCACGCCTACGGCGGCGCCGTCGACATCAACCCGCTGGTCAACCCGTGGGTGCGGGGCGCTCGGGTCGACCCGCCGGAGGGGGCTCCCTTCGTCGAACGAGACGCCTCGGTCACGGGCTTGATCGTCGACGGCGATGTCGTGACGCAGGCATTTGCCGACATCGGTTGGGGTTGGGGTGGCGACTGGACGGGCACCCTCGACTACCAGCACTTCTCCCACAACGGGCGATGACGCCCCGAGGGCTCTGCCCTAGCGGAGCGGGCCGATGACGGTCTCGCCGAACTCCGCCAACGTGTCGGGGTGGGCGAAGTCGCTGGTCCACACGTAGGTCCGCTCGATGCCTGCGGCCGACCGGGCGGCGTAGTGCTCGACGAGCTCCGCCGCGTTGCCCACTGCATGGCCGGTGTCGGAGAAGCGCCGCATCGCCGTCTCCACGATCGCGGCGCGGTCGCCGCCCTCGGGAATGAAGGTGACTCGCTCCTGCAAGGAGGGCTTCGCGTCGCCGGTCTTCTCCCGGAGCTGTTCGAACTGGTCCAGCTTGTTGATCGGGAGATTCCACCAGTCGGCGAACCGGGCGACGAGGCCGAGGGTCCGAGGTCCTGCCCCCCCGATCACGATCGGGATCCGATGCTCGGGGGCCGGCGCCTGTTGGGCATCGACGAGGGTGTGGTGCTCGCCGTCGTAGGAGATCTGCTCGCCGGACCAGAGGGCCTGGAGGACCTCGAGCGTCTCGGTGAGGCGATCGACGCGGGCGCGGGGTGCGTCGTCGCCGACGCCGAAGGTGGAGAACTCCGCCGGCACGCTGCCCCAGCCGATGCCAAGCTCGAAGCGCCCCTCGGTGGCGTGATCGAGGCTGACGGCCTGGCGGGCGAGGACTGCCGGGTGGCGGAAGGCGTCGCACAGGACGAGATGGCCCACGGTGCCGGTGGTCCTCGCACCGAGCCAGGTGGCGGCGACCATGGCGTCCCACATCGGCTGGGCTTCGGCCATGGGTGGCGCGAGATGATCCATGAGGGCAACGCCCCCGAAGCCGGCATCGACCGCGATCTGGACGCGCTCGACCATGGTCGGCAGCGTCATCCGCATCTGGGGTAGGAACAGTTGGAACTCCATCAGACGCCGAGTGTGGCCTGATTCAGGGCCGGACGTCGAGTTGCGGGAGCACGTCGACGGCTCGCTGGCGGAGCCAGTGGTCGGCGAGCGACAGCAACACCATGGCCTCGACCATCGGCACGGCCCGCGGCAGGACGCACGGATCGTGGCGCCCCCTGGCTGCGAGTGTGGTGGCCTCGCCGCCGCGGGTGACCGTCTGCTGCTCGCTGGCGATCGTTCCCGTCGGCTTGAAGGCGACCCGACAGGTGATGTCGGCGCCGTTGGAGATGCCGCCCTGGATGCCCCCGGAGTGATTCGTGGTGGTGCGAGGTCCGTCGGTGCCGGGCTCGAACGGATCATTGTGGGCCAGCCCGGTCATCCGGGTACCGGCGAACCCGCTGCCGATCTCCACACCCTTGGCCGCAGGGAGCGACATGAGGCCGCCGGCGAGATCGGCATCGAGCTTGTCGAAGACGGGCTCCCCGAGCCCGGCGGGCACGTGCCGGGCGACGCAGCCGACGACGCCGCCCAGAGAGTCGCCGTCGCGGCGGGCCTGTTCGATCGCAGCGGTCATGGTCGCGGCGGCTCCGGGATCAGGACAACGGGTCGGATCGGCCTCGACGTCGTCGAGCGTCAGGGACCCGACATCGACGTTCGCTTCGATCTCGCCGACCGACTGGACCCACGCGAGGACCTCGATGCCGGCGACCGTGGCGAGCAGCTTGCGGGCGACGGCGGCCGCGGCGACTCGGCCGATCGTCTCCCGGGCACTGGCCCGGCCGCCCCCGGCCCAGTTCCGGATCCCGTACTTGGCGTCGTAGGTGAAGTCGGCGTGGGAGGGGCGGTAGACGTCTTTCAGATGGTCGTAGGCGCCGCTGTTGTGGTCCTTGTTGCGGACGAGCACCGCGATCGGCGTGCCGGTGGTGTAGCCCTCGAAGACCCCCGAGAGGATCTCGGCCCGGTCGGCCTCGTCACGCTGGGTCACCAGGCGGCTCTGCCCGGGCCGTCGGCGATCGAGATCGGCCTGCAACTCGTCGACCGTGATCGGCAGGCGCGGCGGAACCCCGTCGATCACGACGCCGACACCACCCCCATGGGACTCACCGAAGGTGCTGACGCGAAAGAGCGTGCCGAACGAGCTGGTCATTGGCGGAAAGTGTATGGCCCAGAGGGGGCCGGACCCGAGCTATTCGTGGGGCTCGACGTCGATGAGGCCGCGTGCGTCGACCGCTCGGCGCCGCAGCGCATCGGCCGACGCGTCGTCGGGGGCGTCGTTGGCCGCCCGCTCGGCGGTCACCCGGCGGGTCCAGGCGGCGATCTCCTCGGCCGTCCGGGCGTCGTCCCAGCCGAGCTCCGCGGCCATCAGTTCGGCCGCGGCGTCGGCGACCATCGTGCCGCGCTCCTCGGTCTCGATCGAGATGCGCAGTCGCCGGGCGAGCACATCTTCGAGATGCAGCGCTCCCTCGTGACGGGCCGCGTGGACCACCTCCGCAGCGAGATACAACTCGCCCAGAACCGTGGCCAGGGAGGGGTCCTCGTCGGAGATGGAGAGCACGTCGTCGATCCGGCTGCCGTGGCGCCACAGGAGGCGGGTCACCAGCGCCTCGGGCAGGCCGTGCTCCGCCGCGATCTCGCCGGCTCGATCCACCCACGCATCCCACCCGTCGCTGCCGACGACGGTCACGTCCTCCGTGCACGACGGAGGGACGCGACGGCCGAGGCCCTCGGCAACCATGTCGATCGTGTCGGCCGCCATGACCCGATAGGTGGTGTACTTCCCGCCGGCGATCGAGATGAGGCCCGGCACCGGCTGGGCGACGGCGTGCTCGCGGCTCAGCTTCGCAGTGTCGTCGGCCTCGCCGCTCACCAGAGGGCGCAGGCCCGCGTAGACGCCGACGATGTCGTCCTCGGTCAGCGGTCGCTCGAGGGCGACATTGGCCTGCTCGAGGATGTAGTCGATGTCGGCCTGTGACGCCGCGGGGTGGGCCCGGTCGTAGTCCCAATCGGTGTCGGTGGTGCCGATCAGCCAGTGCGCGCCCCACGGAATGATGAAGAGGACACTGCGAGGGGTGCGAAGGACGATGCCGCTGTCGCTGTCGATGCAGTCTCGGGGGACCACGATGTGGACGCCCTTGGCCGCGCGCACCGACAGCCCGGCGGGGCCGGCCATGTCCTGGATGTCGTCGATCCAGACGCCGGTGGCGTTGACGACCTTCTTCGCCCGGCAGGTGAAGCTCTCTCCCGACTCGAGATCGGTGAGTTCGGCGCCGACGACGGTCTTCACCGGCGCGTCGGTGTCGAACACCAGATCGCGGACCTGCGTGCTGGTGACGACCGCAGCCCCGTGGCGGGCGGCGGTACGGGCAACCGCGAGCGTGTGGCGGGCGTCGTCGATCTGCGCGTCGGAGTAGAGGATCCCGCCGATGAGCGACGACTTCTTGAGCCCGGGCACCAGCTCGAGCGCCGCGGTGCGAGACAGATGACGATGCCGGGGGAGGGGGTTCTTGCCGGTCCACGCCAGCAGGTCGTAGAGGAACACCCCGGCGCCGTAGTAGAGCCGTTGCCAGACACGGTGGGTCAA encodes:
- a CDS encoding LLM class flavin-dependent oxidoreductase — protein: MEFQLFLPQMRMTLPTMVERVQIAVDAGFGGVALMDHLAPPMAEAQPMWDAMVAATWLGARTTGTVGHLVLCDAFRHPAVLARQAVSLDHATEGRFELGIGWGSVPAEFSTFGVGDDAPRARVDRLTETLEVLQALWSGEQISYDGEHHTLVDAQQAPAPEHRIPIVIGGAGPRTLGLVARFADWWNLPINKLDQFEQLREKTGDAKPSLQERVTFIPEGGDRAAIVETAMRRFSDTGHAVGNAAELVEHYAARSAAGIERTYVWTSDFAHPDTLAEFGETVIGPLR
- the aroC gene encoding chorismate synthase — protein: MTSSFGTLFRVSTFGESHGGGVGVVIDGVPPRLPITVDELQADLDRRRPGQSRLVTQRDEADRAEILSGVFEGYTTGTPIAVLVRNKDHNSGAYDHLKDVYRPSHADFTYDAKYGIRNWAGGGRASARETIGRVAAAAVARKLLATVAGIEVLAWVQSVGEIEANVDVGSLTLDDVEADPTRCPDPGAAATMTAAIEQARRDGDSLGGVVGCVARHVPAGLGEPVFDKLDADLAGGLMSLPAAKGVEIGSGFAGTRMTGLAHNDPFEPGTDGPRTTTNHSGGIQGGISNGADITCRVAFKPTGTIASEQQTVTRGGEATTLAARGRHDPCVLPRAVPMVEAMVLLSLADHWLRQRAVDVLPQLDVRP
- a CDS encoding glycerol-3-phosphate dehydrogenase/oxidase, which gives rise to MSAPTSDRQVPGSLGPLQRSRDLERLRNEEFDVLVIGGGITGVGCALDAATRGLSVALVEQRDIASGTSSRSSKLLHGGLRYLEQRDFALVREALHERGLLTKKVCPHLVRPVRFLIPLTHRVWQRLYYGAGVFLYDLLAWTGKNPLPRHRHLSRTAALELVPGLKKSSLIGGILYSDAQIDDARHTLAVARTAARHGAAVVTSTQVRDLVFDTDAPVKTVVGAELTDLESGESFTCRAKKVVNATGVWIDDIQDMAGPAGLSVRAAKGVHIVVPRDCIDSDSGIVLRTPRSVLFIIPWGAHWLIGTTDTDWDYDRAHPAASQADIDYILEQANVALERPLTEDDIVGVYAGLRPLVSGEADDTAKLSREHAVAQPVPGLISIAGGKYTTYRVMAADTIDMVAEGLGRRVPPSCTEDVTVVGSDGWDAWVDRAGEIAAEHGLPEALVTRLLWRHGSRIDDVLSISDEDPSLATVLGELYLAAEVVHAARHEGALHLEDVLARRLRISIETEERGTMVADAAAELMAAELGWDDARTAEEIAAWTRRVTAERAANDAPDDASADALRRRAVDARGLIDVEPHE